AAGAAAGTTATGATTCAATCAGAACAAATATTAAAAATTGCTAATCATGAAAAAACCACTTTTCAATCATTAAATTTGGGCACAGCAGATTTGGGGGAAGCGGATCAATTGATGAAAAATTTGATGCTGAAAAGGGCGCAAGATGAGATTTCTGATTTGTTGCTGTTTCTTTCACACAAGCCGGTGCTGGCTTATGGTTCGAGAAAATTAAACCCGGCTGATTTTTTGAAGCCAATCGCTTTCTTTGAAAATCAAAATATCCCGCTCCTACAAACTCAACGCGGCGGCGGCCTCACTTTTCATTGGCCCGGGCAACTGAATGTTTATCCGATTTTGAAGTTGAGAAAAAACGAGCGCAATTTGTCAAATTACATGTTTCGACTGGAGGAGGTCGCCATTCGCACGCTGGCTGATTTGGGAGTTCAGGCGAACAGAAAGCGCGAAAAAGTGGCGCAAATCGGTCTCTGGGTCGGGAATCGCAAAATCGCTTCC
The sequence above is drawn from the Calditrichota bacterium genome and encodes:
- the lipB gene encoding lipoyl(octanoyl) transferase LipB, whose product is MKKKVMIQSEQILKIANHEKTTFQSLNLGTADLGEADQLMKNLMLKRAQDEISDLLLFLSHKPVLAYGSRKLNPADFLKPIAFFENQNIPLLQTQRGGGLTFHWPGQLNVYPILKLRKNERNLSNYMFRLEEVAIRTLADLGVQANRKREKVAQIGLWVGNRKIASMGTYFSDWVTSYGFALNLGGDYSPANFIKPCGLAVKLCTVEEIVGFVPNKNFVMKLVLEHFSEIFQREMSVSLTREAQRKKCNHSASKCPRLNGQKKEWLTSYRIKENFNNKFLAPLRLQKKYREKS